A window of Rubricoccus marinus contains these coding sequences:
- a CDS encoding lipase family alpha/beta hydrolase → MTRPRIRVLSVALLALALSGCAPRGLAPEAPRELVVLVHGMGRSQFSMVPMELRLRQQGFRTLNYGYDSFGPDIETIAGDLNAVLERETEANPPAQVHFVTHSLGGIVVRQLIEDERPEHLGRVVMMAPPNQGSETADRLSKWVGWMLRPITELKTENSTVAAMPPPEAVEIAVIAGDRDGKVSLEESHLEGEAEHVVVASGHTFIMTKPSVARMTACFLRTGATAGCEAEGDQ, encoded by the coding sequence ATGACCCGCCCCCGAATCCGCGTTCTTTCCGTCGCGCTTCTCGCGCTCGCCCTCAGCGGCTGCGCGCCGCGCGGCCTCGCGCCAGAGGCCCCGCGCGAGTTGGTCGTCCTCGTGCACGGCATGGGCCGCAGCCAGTTCTCCATGGTGCCGATGGAGCTTCGCCTCCGCCAGCAGGGCTTCCGCACGCTCAACTACGGCTACGACAGCTTTGGTCCGGACATCGAGACCATCGCGGGAGACCTGAACGCCGTTCTAGAGCGCGAGACGGAGGCGAACCCGCCCGCACAGGTGCACTTCGTGACGCACAGTCTGGGCGGGATCGTGGTGCGGCAGTTGATTGAGGACGAGCGGCCCGAGCACCTGGGCCGCGTGGTCATGATGGCACCGCCGAACCAAGGCTCCGAGACCGCCGACCGGCTCTCGAAATGGGTCGGCTGGATGCTGCGGCCGATCACCGAACTCAAGACCGAGAACAGCACCGTCGCGGCGATGCCCCCGCCAGAGGCCGTCGAGATCGCCGTCATCGCGGGAGACCGCGACGGCAAGGTGAGCCTGGAGGAAAGCCACCTTGAGGGCGAGGCCGAGCACGTTGTGGTGGCGTCCGGCCACACGTTCATCATGACGAAGCCGTCCGTGGCGCGGATGACCGCCTGCTTTCTCCGAACAGGCGCGACGGCAGGGTGCGAAGCAGAGGGGGACCAGTAG
- the tig gene encoding trigger factor — MQTDVRELSEVDYALDIVVPTDEIQEQITDALKKERAQISLKGFRPGKVPMGVVRKMVGQQVAVQVAEAAIGEAYRTAVVENESYDPIGQPRLVDMDFDVDDKDAELKAEVRFGVKPQFELAEMSGVPVTRLVRTFTDEDIEADLERRRDLAATLEDEPEGTALTADHVAIVDIQPVNAEDEPSGPKQSDAQIVLANPDLRPELKDGLIGKTSGDEFIVEFPHEHEEDEELDHDEHVDRYQITVQTVQRRDIPEMTDEWVKEHTSGKQETVDGLREEARNELEENWNRRARQNMESKMVEAFVDAHPFAIPEVLSDAALDASLEEIREKQPNKQLPAGFDVEAFREQNREQAEKQVRWLLVKDKLVEEEGLEVTNEDFDAEFARIAGEDGDIEMMKGFFTQQPQMMQQMGDHLLNQRVFESLGKRFEIVEKSREDLEAEKTSGE; from the coding sequence ATGCAGACCGACGTCCGCGAACTCTCCGAGGTCGATTACGCCCTCGACATCGTCGTCCCGACCGACGAGATCCAGGAACAGATCACCGATGCGCTCAAGAAAGAGCGCGCCCAGATCAGCCTCAAGGGCTTCCGCCCCGGCAAGGTGCCCATGGGCGTCGTCCGCAAGATGGTGGGCCAGCAGGTCGCCGTGCAGGTCGCCGAGGCGGCCATCGGCGAGGCCTACCGGACGGCCGTCGTGGAGAACGAGTCCTACGACCCCATCGGCCAGCCGCGTCTGGTGGACATGGACTTCGACGTGGACGACAAGGACGCGGAGCTGAAGGCGGAAGTCCGCTTCGGCGTCAAGCCGCAGTTCGAGCTCGCCGAGATGAGCGGCGTGCCGGTCACGCGCCTCGTGCGGACGTTCACCGACGAGGACATCGAGGCCGACCTGGAGCGCCGCCGCGACCTCGCGGCCACGCTCGAAGACGAGCCCGAAGGCACGGCGCTGACCGCCGACCACGTCGCCATTGTGGACATCCAGCCCGTCAACGCCGAGGACGAGCCCTCCGGCCCGAAGCAGAGCGACGCGCAGATCGTCCTCGCCAACCCCGACCTCCGCCCCGAGCTCAAGGACGGCCTGATCGGCAAAACCTCTGGCGACGAGTTCATCGTCGAGTTCCCCCACGAGCACGAGGAGGACGAGGAGCTGGACCACGACGAGCACGTGGACCGCTACCAGATCACGGTCCAGACCGTGCAGCGCCGCGACATCCCCGAGATGACCGACGAGTGGGTCAAGGAGCACACCTCCGGCAAGCAGGAGACCGTGGACGGGCTCCGCGAGGAGGCCCGCAACGAGCTGGAGGAGAACTGGAACCGCCGCGCGCGCCAGAACATGGAGTCCAAGATGGTGGAGGCGTTCGTGGACGCGCACCCCTTCGCCATCCCCGAAGTCCTGAGCGACGCCGCCCTGGACGCCTCGCTGGAAGAGATCCGCGAGAAGCAGCCCAACAAGCAGCTCCCCGCCGGCTTCGACGTGGAGGCGTTCCGCGAGCAGAACCGCGAGCAGGCTGAAAAGCAGGTCCGCTGGTTGCTCGTCAAGGACAAGCTCGTGGAAGAGGAAGGCCTGGAAGTCACGAACGAGGACTTCGACGCCGAGTTTGCACGCATCGCGGGCGAGGACGGCGACATCGAGATGATGAAGGGCTTCTTTACCCAGCAGCCGCAGATGATGCAGCAGATGGGCGACCACCTTCTCAACCAGCGCGTCTTCGAGTCGCTCGGCAAGCGCTTCGAGATCGTAGAGAAGAGCCGCGAGGACCTGGAGGCCGAGAAGACCTCTGGCGAGTAG
- a CDS encoding serpin family protein, which produces MRLLLALFLLAPLAACDLAGEDAPQDPTPIALSPLAKDLVDQGNSFGVALFAETAAEDDGNLMLSPLSASVALTMLMNGASGDTYDQIHAMLGLAPEADLDAVNAAYADLREQLLEADPDVQFTLANALFHNSNVTDGFPLEAPFLAALRGPFEARVDGLDFFAPEALRTINGWAADQTNDRVETVLSELDPDLVLLLMNALYFKGDWSTPFKEENTRPAAFTLASGETVQAPTMHGGVQALLASGDGYTALEMPYGRRNFSMVVLTPEAGSLADFGAALRGGLWRDATAALDAQEVFYKVDVALPRFSFETDKTLNGTLEALGMTDAFGPRADLSRIQAQLSMVVSFVKQNTFVEVNEEGTEAAAVTTVGVTATSLGPQFSADRPFVFAIRERTTNTLLFIGQVADPTS; this is translated from the coding sequence ATGCGACTCCTCCTCGCCCTCTTCCTCCTCGCGCCGCTGGCGGCGTGCGACCTCGCCGGAGAGGACGCGCCCCAGGACCCCACGCCCATCGCGCTCTCGCCTCTGGCGAAAGACCTCGTGGACCAGGGCAACAGCTTCGGCGTGGCGCTTTTCGCCGAAACCGCCGCCGAGGACGACGGCAACCTCATGCTCTCGCCGCTGAGCGCGAGCGTGGCGCTGACGATGCTGATGAACGGCGCCTCTGGCGACACCTATGACCAGATCCACGCGATGCTCGGGCTCGCGCCAGAGGCCGACCTGGACGCCGTCAACGCGGCCTACGCCGATCTCCGCGAGCAACTCCTGGAGGCCGATCCCGACGTGCAGTTCACGCTCGCCAACGCCCTGTTCCACAACTCGAACGTCACCGACGGCTTCCCGCTGGAGGCGCCGTTCCTCGCCGCGCTGCGCGGCCCGTTCGAGGCGCGCGTGGACGGCCTGGACTTTTTCGCGCCAGAGGCGCTCAGGACGATCAACGGCTGGGCCGCGGACCAGACCAACGACCGCGTCGAGACCGTGCTGAGCGAGTTGGACCCGGACCTCGTGCTGCTGCTCATGAACGCGCTCTACTTCAAGGGCGACTGGTCCACGCCGTTCAAAGAGGAGAACACGCGGCCCGCCGCGTTCACGCTCGCCTCTGGCGAGACCGTGCAGGCGCCGACGATGCACGGCGGCGTGCAGGCGCTCTTGGCCTCTGGCGACGGCTACACCGCGCTGGAGATGCCCTACGGCCGCCGCAACTTCTCAATGGTGGTCCTCACGCCAGAGGCGGGCTCGCTCGCGGATTTCGGCGCCGCGCTCCGCGGCGGCCTCTGGCGCGACGCGACGGCGGCCCTGGACGCGCAAGAGGTCTTCTACAAGGTGGACGTGGCGCTCCCGCGCTTCTCCTTCGAGACCGACAAGACACTCAACGGTACGCTGGAGGCGCTGGGCATGACCGACGCCTTCGGGCCGCGGGCGGACCTCTCGCGCATCCAGGCGCAACTCTCGATGGTGGTCAGCTTCGTGAAGCAGAACACGTTCGTGGAGGTCAACGAGGAGGGGACGGAAGCCGCGGCCGTGACGACGGTCGGCGTGACGGCGACCTCGCTCGGCCCGCAGTTCTCCGCCGACCGGCCGTTCGTGTTCGCCATCCGCGAGCGCACGACGAACACGCTCCTCTTTATCGGGCAGGTCGCCGATCCCACCTCGTGA
- a CDS encoding RNA polymerase sigma factor: MPTERDLIHGCKQQHPPSQEALYRLYWSFAMSVALRYAASREDALEVAHDAFVKAFGAMGDVDPGRPFKPWFRQILVRCAIDQHRSTRRHYATLAPSDDPPEAPVHADQLGALETGEILQLLAELSEPQRAVFNLYEVEGYSHDEIAGLLGIAVGTSRSHLTRARARLQALYHHHIGTLS, translated from the coding sequence GTGCCCACCGAGCGAGATCTCATCCACGGCTGCAAGCAGCAGCACCCCCCGAGCCAGGAGGCGTTGTACCGCCTCTACTGGTCGTTCGCCATGTCCGTCGCCCTCCGCTACGCCGCCTCTCGCGAGGACGCCCTCGAAGTCGCCCACGACGCGTTCGTCAAGGCGTTCGGCGCGATGGGCGATGTGGACCCGGGGCGGCCGTTCAAGCCGTGGTTCCGCCAGATCCTCGTCCGCTGCGCCATCGACCAGCACCGCTCCACGCGCCGTCACTACGCCACGCTCGCGCCCTCGGACGATCCGCCAGAGGCGCCGGTCCACGCCGATCAACTCGGCGCGCTGGAGACGGGTGAGATCCTCCAGCTTCTAGCGGAGTTGAGCGAGCCGCAGCGGGCCGTCTTCAACCTCTACGAAGTGGAGGGCTACTCGCACGACGAGATCGCGGGCCTCCTCGGCATCGCCGTCGGCACGTCGCGTTCGCACCTCACGCGCGCCCGCGCTCGGCTCCAGGCGCTCTACCACCACCACATCGGGACGCTCTCATGA
- a CDS encoding peptidase MA family metallohydrolase has protein sequence MLRRLALLALAALVPLAPEASAQYFAFGKNRVQYDAPAWRYVQSEHFDVYFFERDHAPGSGEVLAAFTAEAAEEAYREVAETFNYDLAKRVTFLVYPSHNDFAVTNAVQLPDYAEGIGGVTELYKNRIAIPFTGDWRDFRRVIHHELVHAVVNDVFYGGSVQSLLQRGLRFPIPLWFNEGLAEYSAQGWDTNSDMYLRDAVLEDNLAPIPRLSGYFAYRGGQGVWDFVAEEYGQEKVTEILERVRLQRNVPGAVRRATGLSLNELSERWHRTLKAVYFPEVAAREAIRDVARPLATRERGGAGYHASPVLSPQGDKVAYVATSDGLFDVMVAETAGSPNLRKVLDAQDNPRFESLRILTPGMAWSPDGQRLAVAVKSGATDAIALVDVASGASEIVRPTGVDAIQAVAWSPDGARLAFEGTAGAHSDLWIVDIASGETTNLTRDLYADHAPAWTPDGTALVFHSDRAGQLVTGQVTASGAESRTFDTRTLGRGAFDIYRIEVASPGRVERLTSDPVWDQTHARVAQTPVAAAPLPEPLAPEASGADMVFGEDLAPASPEASGEAILFLSDENGVPNLYALEPGGGHRPLSNVQTGFTDLSVSADGTRAVVLALDRGLPSVYLLREPLARKDLPETLAPTIWAQRRLGTTDENAPALQIAAQSNRERNPILRDAADGRPPREPGTRPEAFPMPDLADFDPDVLDRAGVPIGTNIDSLIAVTLARRDSLRQRPEPDLIASTDTFDVATVSYRDYTFGEGFDQAAEAQFETATDAFAPEDNLDPDGSLRVRRYKLRFSPDIVYAAGAYDTVFGVQSVTQMLFSDVLGEHRIGLATNLVLDLRNSDYLLSYANLRGRTDWGVRAFHLARELPDFRDRTVYRYRNYGVTAEASYPLSKFSRVDAEVGIIGVSLADLSDIGTQPRRRVFALPQLSYTRDATVPGFLGPRSGTRYAASVSGSPGPDVSFATALVDARRYWSVGPGYAFALRASSGVSLGPDPQRFYASGVQNWLNPTFNSLPVRNPDDFMFATPVLPLRGYGYSEAEGNSFALANLEARVPLVAALLPGPIPLAPLYNIQTVGFVDAGFIASGGLDVWRDVPAETDEQGNVTEPARREFDDILIGTGVGLRTLVFGYPVRVDWAWPFDGRQFGENRVYFSFGVDF, from the coding sequence ATGCTCCGCCGCCTCGCCCTGCTCGCGCTCGCCGCGCTCGTGCCTCTGGCGCCAGAGGCGAGCGCGCAGTACTTCGCCTTCGGCAAGAACCGCGTGCAGTACGACGCGCCCGCGTGGCGCTACGTGCAGAGCGAGCACTTCGACGTGTACTTCTTCGAGCGGGACCACGCGCCCGGCTCGGGCGAAGTGCTCGCGGCGTTTACCGCCGAGGCCGCCGAGGAGGCCTATCGCGAGGTCGCCGAGACGTTCAACTACGACCTCGCCAAGCGCGTCACCTTTCTCGTCTACCCCTCGCACAACGACTTCGCGGTCACGAACGCGGTGCAGCTTCCGGACTACGCCGAGGGCATCGGCGGCGTGACGGAGCTGTACAAGAACCGCATCGCGATCCCCTTTACGGGCGATTGGCGGGACTTCCGGCGTGTGATCCACCACGAACTCGTCCACGCGGTTGTCAACGACGTGTTCTACGGCGGGAGCGTCCAAAGCCTCTTGCAGCGCGGGCTTCGCTTCCCCATTCCGTTGTGGTTCAACGAGGGCCTCGCGGAATACAGCGCGCAGGGCTGGGATACCAACTCGGACATGTACCTCCGCGACGCCGTCTTGGAGGACAACCTCGCGCCCATCCCGCGCCTCAGCGGCTACTTCGCCTATCGCGGCGGGCAGGGCGTGTGGGACTTCGTGGCCGAGGAGTACGGGCAGGAAAAGGTCACCGAGATCCTGGAGCGCGTCCGCCTTCAGCGCAACGTGCCGGGCGCCGTGCGCCGGGCCACAGGCCTGTCCCTCAACGAGCTTTCCGAGCGCTGGCACCGCACGCTCAAAGCCGTCTACTTCCCTGAGGTCGCCGCGCGAGAGGCCATCCGCGACGTGGCCCGGCCTCTGGCGACGCGCGAGCGCGGCGGCGCGGGCTACCACGCGAGCCCCGTTCTCTCGCCGCAGGGCGACAAGGTGGCGTACGTCGCTACGAGCGACGGCCTGTTCGATGTGATGGTGGCCGAGACCGCCGGCTCGCCCAACCTGCGAAAGGTGCTGGACGCGCAGGACAACCCGCGCTTTGAGAGCCTGCGCATCCTCACGCCCGGCATGGCGTGGAGCCCCGACGGGCAGCGCCTCGCCGTCGCCGTCAAGAGCGGCGCGACCGACGCCATCGCGCTTGTCGACGTGGCCTCTGGCGCGAGCGAGATCGTACGGCCGACCGGCGTGGATGCGATCCAGGCCGTTGCGTGGAGCCCGGACGGCGCGCGCCTCGCCTTCGAAGGCACTGCCGGGGCCCACTCCGACCTGTGGATCGTTGACATCGCCTCTGGCGAGACGACGAACCTCACGCGCGACCTCTACGCCGACCACGCCCCCGCGTGGACGCCCGATGGGACGGCCCTCGTCTTCCACTCCGACCGCGCGGGCCAGCTCGTCACCGGCCAGGTCACCGCCTCTGGCGCCGAAAGCCGCACCTTCGACACGCGCACCCTCGGGCGCGGCGCTTTTGACATCTACCGCATCGAGGTCGCGAGCCCCGGCCGGGTCGAGCGCTTGACGAGCGATCCGGTCTGGGATCAGACGCACGCCCGCGTCGCGCAGACGCCCGTCGCGGCGGCTCCACTCCCTGAGCCTCTGGCGCCAGAAGCCTCGGGTGCCGACATGGTGTTCGGAGAGGACCTCGCTCCCGCCTCGCCAGAGGCCTCTGGCGAGGCCATCCTCTTCCTCTCCGACGAGAACGGCGTCCCCAACCTCTACGCCCTGGAGCCCGGAGGCGGCCACCGCCCGCTGAGCAACGTCCAGACCGGCTTCACCGACCTCAGCGTCTCCGCCGACGGCACGCGCGCGGTGGTCCTCGCGCTAGACCGCGGGCTGCCCAGCGTGTACCTGCTCCGCGAGCCTCTGGCGCGCAAGGACCTGCCCGAAACGCTCGCGCCGACGATCTGGGCGCAACGCCGCCTGGGCACGACGGACGAGAACGCGCCCGCGCTCCAGATCGCCGCGCAGAGCAACCGCGAGCGCAACCCCATCCTCCGCGACGCCGCCGACGGACGGCCGCCGCGCGAGCCGGGCACGCGCCCCGAGGCCTTCCCGATGCCCGACCTCGCGGACTTCGACCCCGACGTTCTCGACCGCGCCGGCGTGCCCATCGGCACCAACATCGACTCGCTGATCGCGGTCACGCTTGCCCGCCGCGACTCGCTGCGCCAGAGGCCCGAGCCGGACCTCATCGCGAGCACGGACACGTTCGACGTGGCGACGGTCAGCTACCGGGACTACACCTTTGGCGAGGGGTTCGACCAGGCCGCCGAGGCTCAGTTCGAGACGGCGACGGACGCTTTCGCGCCAGAGGACAACCTGGACCCCGACGGCAGTCTCCGCGTGCGCCGCTACAAGCTCCGCTTCTCGCCCGACATCGTGTACGCCGCTGGCGCCTACGACACCGTGTTCGGCGTGCAGAGCGTGACGCAGATGCTGTTTTCCGACGTGCTCGGGGAGCACCGCATCGGGCTCGCGACGAACCTTGTCCTGGACCTCCGCAACTCGGACTACCTGCTCTCCTACGCCAACCTCCGCGGCCGGACCGATTGGGGCGTGCGCGCCTTCCACCTCGCACGAGAGCTCCCGGACTTCCGCGACCGGACCGTCTACCGCTACCGCAACTACGGCGTCACGGCGGAGGCCAGCTACCCGCTCAGCAAGTTCAGCCGCGTGGACGCCGAAGTCGGCATCATCGGCGTTTCGCTCGCGGACCTTTCGGATATCGGCACGCAGCCGCGGAGACGTGTCTTCGCGCTGCCGCAACTGTCCTACACGCGCGATGCGACCGTCCCGGGCTTTCTCGGCCCACGCTCCGGCACGCGCTACGCCGCGTCCGTTTCAGGCTCACCTGGCCCCGACGTGAGCTTTGCGACGGCGCTCGTAGATGCCCGCCGCTACTGGTCCGTCGGTCCCGGCTACGCGTTCGCGCTCCGCGCCAGCTCCGGCGTCTCGCTGGGCCCAGATCCCCAGCGTTTCTACGCCTCTGGCGTGCAGAACTGGCTCAACCCCACGTTTAACAGCCTGCCCGTCCGCAACCCGGACGACTTCATGTTCGCGACGCCCGTCTTGCCGCTGCGCGGTTACGGCTACTCCGAGGCTGAAGGCAACTCGTTCGCGCTCGCCAACCTGGAGGCGCGCGTGCCGCTCGTGGCGGCGCTGCTCCCCGGCCCGATCCCGCTCGCGCCGTTGTACAACATCCAGACGGTCGGCTTCGTGGACGCCGGCTTTATCGCCTCTGGCGGGCTGGACGTGTGGCGCGACGTCCCGGCCGAGACCGACGAGCAGGGCAACGTGACCGAGCCCGCGCGGCGCGAGTTCGACGACATCCTGATCGGGACTGGTGTGGGCTTGCGCACGCTCGTCTTCGGCTACCCCGTCCGCGTGGACTGGGCGTGGCCCTTCGACGGTCGCCAGTTCGGGGAGAACCGCGTGTACTTCTCCTTCGGCGTGGACTTCTAG
- a CDS encoding aminotransferase class I/II-fold pyridoxal phosphate-dependent enzyme, whose product MSALTYRDLLRIRTQYGVTKRTSTFAHRIREDRAANIDGLQYRHVLTETDREVTVRDYSGEVRPMRMFGANNYLGFATHPVVVKRVQEAVATYGVGVGGPPALNGHGPLQRELQDRLAALEGQEAALLYGTGYSANVGLMSALPSSKDFAVYDAHSHASFIDGLKLGKVPGRTFPHRDLRALDATLAEVRGDYRDVFVSVEGVYSMTGDVARLDRVAETCTKHDAMLIVDDAHGTGVTGPNGRGTVAMFDVAKEVDVIVGTFSKSFAVSGGFIAANRDIVEYLRYFSRAHVFSASLSSAVCAAVIAGLDVLESEPEIHTRLMDHAANFAETLQGMGFEASGVTPIFSLPAPLGADVRAMAHAFHDRGLFVNHVEAPVVPASEQRFRISLSALHTEEDLAELAGAIEEIWEAYAPAEPPTHVEEDMPTLDAFEGGF is encoded by the coding sequence GTGAGCGCCCTGACGTATCGCGATTTGCTTCGCATCCGGACCCAGTACGGGGTCACCAAACGCACCTCGACCTTTGCTCACCGCATCCGAGAAGACCGCGCGGCAAACATCGACGGACTCCAATACCGCCACGTCCTGACCGAAACCGACCGCGAGGTCACCGTCCGCGACTACTCCGGTGAGGTCCGGCCGATGCGGATGTTCGGCGCGAACAACTACCTCGGCTTCGCGACGCACCCGGTCGTGGTCAAGCGCGTGCAGGAGGCGGTCGCGACGTATGGAGTAGGCGTGGGCGGCCCCCCTGCGCTCAACGGGCACGGCCCGCTCCAGCGCGAGCTTCAGGACCGGCTGGCTGCTCTCGAAGGTCAGGAAGCGGCCCTCCTCTACGGAACCGGCTACTCGGCCAACGTCGGCCTGATGAGTGCCCTCCCCTCCTCCAAGGACTTCGCGGTCTACGACGCGCACAGCCACGCGTCGTTTATCGACGGGTTGAAGCTGGGCAAGGTGCCGGGCCGCACGTTCCCCCACCGGGACCTCCGCGCGCTGGACGCCACGCTCGCCGAGGTCCGCGGCGACTACCGCGATGTGTTCGTAAGCGTGGAGGGCGTGTACTCCATGACGGGAGACGTCGCGCGTTTGGACCGCGTGGCTGAGACCTGCACCAAGCACGACGCGATGCTCATCGTGGACGACGCGCACGGAACGGGCGTGACCGGGCCGAACGGCCGCGGGACCGTCGCGATGTTCGACGTGGCGAAGGAGGTGGACGTCATCGTCGGCACGTTCTCCAAGTCATTCGCGGTCTCCGGCGGCTTTATCGCGGCCAACCGAGACATCGTGGAATACCTCCGGTACTTCTCGCGGGCGCACGTCTTCAGCGCGTCGCTCTCCTCCGCCGTGTGCGCCGCCGTCATCGCGGGCCTGGACGTGCTGGAGAGCGAGCCCGAGATCCACACGCGCCTGATGGACCACGCGGCGAACTTTGCCGAGACGCTCCAGGGCATGGGCTTCGAGGCCTCTGGCGTGACGCCGATCTTCTCGCTCCCCGCCCCACTCGGCGCCGACGTGCGCGCGATGGCGCACGCGTTCCACGACCGCGGCCTGTTCGTCAATCACGTGGAGGCGCCTGTTGTGCCCGCGAGCGAGCAGCGCTTCCGCATCAGCCTCTCCGCGCTCCACACCGAGGAAGACCTCGCCGAGCTAGCCGGAGCGATCGAGGAAATCTGGGAGGCCTACGCACCCGCCGAGCCGCCGACGCACGTGGAAGAGGACATGCCCACGCTGGACGCCTTCGAGGGCGGGTTCTAG
- a CDS encoding ABC transporter permease, with the protein MSPIALVARSEFLRRVRSKWFAATTVLAPVLMLAVVIVPVVAIAFADGPDEAREVAVIDGTNRLAEALSADAPEGVVFSRTEAPEDSLRARVLRGDLAALLILPEGLLTGEASARYLSTSGGGLTLQAELRGSVRSAVRAERARIAGAPEAVLDVLDAPTRLDFVTVSDAGDAAGGAEIGFLIANVLGLLVYVAVLLYGAMVMRGVIEEKTNRIVEVVISSVRPFDLLMGKVVGIGAVGLVQLISWGVLLAGISAAAGPLLALVLGPEAVASGASPTGAMPAGGIAAAPEAPFDPAAIAAVLSPGLLVAFVLFFLGGYLLFASLFAAVGSMVDTEADAQSLQVPVIIPIIVPLLFLPYVVDQPEAPLAVALSLFPLSSPILMVVRMAVTDVPLWQVLASLALLGVSFVGAVWLAARIYRVGILMTGKKASFKDLGRWIREAG; encoded by the coding sequence ATGTCCCCGATTGCTCTCGTCGCCCGCAGCGAGTTTTTGCGCCGCGTGCGCTCCAAGTGGTTTGCCGCCACGACGGTCCTCGCGCCCGTCCTCATGCTGGCCGTCGTCATCGTGCCCGTTGTCGCCATCGCGTTCGCGGACGGCCCGGACGAGGCGCGCGAGGTAGCCGTCATTGACGGCACCAACCGGCTCGCGGAAGCCCTCAGCGCGGACGCACCGGAGGGCGTGGTCTTCTCGCGCACCGAGGCGCCAGAGGACAGTCTGCGCGCCCGCGTCCTCCGCGGTGACCTCGCGGCGCTGCTCATCCTCCCCGAAGGGCTGCTGACCGGCGAGGCCTCGGCGCGCTACCTCTCCACCTCTGGCGGCGGGCTCACGCTCCAAGCCGAGCTCCGCGGCTCCGTCCGCAGCGCCGTCCGCGCCGAGCGCGCCCGGATCGCCGGCGCGCCAGAGGCCGTGCTCGACGTGCTGGACGCGCCCACGCGGCTGGACTTCGTGACCGTAAGCGACGCCGGGGACGCCGCGGGCGGCGCCGAGATCGGTTTCCTCATTGCTAACGTGCTCGGGCTGCTCGTGTACGTCGCCGTCCTGCTTTACGGCGCGATGGTAATGCGCGGCGTGATCGAGGAGAAGACCAACCGCATCGTCGAGGTCGTGATCTCCAGCGTGCGCCCGTTCGACCTCCTCATGGGCAAGGTGGTCGGTATCGGCGCGGTCGGGCTTGTGCAGCTGATCTCGTGGGGCGTCCTCCTAGCCGGAATCAGCGCTGCTGCCGGACCGCTCCTCGCCCTCGTGCTCGGGCCCGAGGCCGTCGCCTCTGGCGCGTCCCCCACGGGCGCGATGCCGGCCGGCGGGATCGCCGCCGCGCCAGAGGCCCCGTTCGACCCGGCTGCGATCGCGGCCGTGCTCTCGCCGGGGCTCCTCGTCGCGTTCGTGCTCTTCTTCCTCGGCGGCTACCTCCTCTTCGCGAGCCTGTTCGCGGCCGTCGGCAGCATGGTGGACACGGAGGCCGACGCCCAGAGCCTCCAGGTGCCGGTCATCATCCCCATCATCGTGCCGCTGCTCTTCCTGCCCTACGTGGTGGACCAGCCGGAGGCGCCTCTGGCGGTGGCGCTCTCGCTGTTCCCGCTCTCCTCGCCCATTCTTATGGTGGTTCGGATGGCGGTCACGGACGTCCCGCTGTGGCAGGTCCTCGCGTCACTGGCACTGCTCGGCGTAAGCTTTGTCGGGGCGGTGTGGCTCGCGGCGCGGATCTACCGCGTGGGAATCTTGATGACAGGCAAAAAGGCATCTTTTAAAGACTTGGGCAGGTGGATTAGGGAGGCTGGGTGA
- a CDS encoding ATP-binding cassette domain-containing protein, with product MDPVLRLENVTKRYGQTLAVDGVSFTAEPGRLFGLLGPNGAGKTSTIRMIAHITSPDSGTVTLGGEPVSAATQKRMGYLPEERGLYRKMKVGEQLVYLARLKGMSAGDAERSAREWLERFDAASWYGKKVEELSKGMQQKVQFVATVMHGPDLVILDEPFSGLDPINADLLQETVAELRSDGRTVLFASHRMEQVEQLCDDLCLIARGRVLLSGSLRDVKRQFGKDTASLHWDGDGAFLDALSASGAVSVLSRTHSAAMLRLASGTAPSDVLRAALDGSADVDRFELHEPPLAEIFRQAVGGMDNAPAA from the coding sequence ATGGACCCCGTGCTGCGTCTCGAAAACGTGACCAAACGCTACGGTCAAACGCTGGCCGTTGACGGCGTCTCATTCACCGCCGAGCCGGGCCGGCTCTTCGGGCTGCTCGGCCCCAACGGGGCGGGCAAGACCTCGACGATCCGGATGATCGCGCACATCACGTCGCCGGACTCCGGGACCGTGACGCTCGGCGGCGAGCCCGTCAGCGCCGCCACGCAGAAGCGGATGGGCTACCTCCCCGAGGAGCGCGGCCTGTACCGCAAGATGAAGGTCGGCGAGCAGCTCGTCTACCTCGCGCGGCTTAAAGGCATGAGCGCGGGGGACGCCGAGCGCTCCGCCCGCGAGTGGCTGGAGCGCTTCGACGCGGCCAGTTGGTATGGCAAAAAGGTGGAGGAGCTCTCCAAGGGGATGCAGCAAAAGGTCCAGTTCGTCGCGACGGTCATGCACGGCCCGGACCTCGTCATCCTCGACGAGCCGTTTAGTGGGCTCGACCCCATCAACGCCGACCTTCTCCAGGAGACCGTCGCCGAGCTTCGCTCGGACGGCCGGACGGTTCTGTTCGCGAGTCACCGCATGGAGCAGGTGGAGCAGCTCTGTGACGACCTCTGCCTGATCGCCAGAGGCCGCGTGCTCCTCTCTGGCTCGCTGCGCGATGTCAAGCGGCAGTTCGGCAAGGACACCGCCTCGTTGCACTGGGACGGCGACGGCGCCTTTCTAGACGCGCTCTCGGCCTCTGGCGCCGTTAGCGTTCTCTCGCGCACGCACTCCGCCGCCATGCTGCGCCTCGCCAGCGGCACGGCCCCCAGCGACGTGCTACGCGCCGCGCTCGACGGCTCCGCCGACGTGGACCGCTTCGAGCTCCACGAGCCGCCTCTGGCGGAGATCTTCCGCCAGGCCGTTGGCGGCATGGACAACGCTCCCGCCGCCTGA